From Pseudomonas hefeiensis, one genomic window encodes:
- a CDS encoding aminotransferase class I/II-fold pyridoxal phosphate-dependent enzyme, giving the protein MNQTAQPTHRFTNYRKVISLADQDWRSAEVGKISGLNVEVKTPNVLVDQYGRTFHHFCTTSYLGLDHHPALLDGAMTALWETGTLRVANSKNRCKLAILDRYETQLSELFGASCLSALSCSAASAGILPLLASGAFTDNRPPVMVFDKHAHYSMNHLKAACADETQVITGPHNDMDFLEDVCKRQRNVAYVADGAYSMGGVADLDSLLYLKRRYGLFLYLDDSHALSAVGQCGAGLVRSRLHTVDERTLIVASLAKSFGASGGLAMFGSERHKALVQRYGGPSNWSQSLNAAAIGAGMASIRLHRSREFSALQERLQANIRFFDSLIRTEQHGSAMAIRLVTCGEAALSNSLAVELADLGYFTSAVFFPVVPQDKAAIRITLRADMETNVIRSFCERITDLLLAHGRDIRP; this is encoded by the coding sequence ATGAACCAGACTGCACAGCCGACCCATCGCTTTACCAACTACCGTAAGGTCATTTCCCTGGCGGACCAGGACTGGCGGAGCGCCGAAGTCGGAAAAATCTCAGGGCTGAACGTCGAGGTCAAGACACCCAACGTCCTGGTCGACCAGTACGGCCGAACCTTTCATCACTTTTGCACAACTTCCTACCTGGGCCTGGATCACCATCCGGCGTTGCTGGACGGTGCCATGACGGCCCTGTGGGAAACCGGGACCTTGCGCGTCGCCAACTCGAAAAATCGCTGCAAGCTGGCGATCCTGGACCGATACGAAACCCAATTGTCGGAGTTGTTTGGCGCCAGTTGTCTCAGCGCCCTGTCATGCAGTGCCGCGAGCGCCGGGATCCTGCCATTGCTGGCCAGCGGCGCGTTCACGGACAACCGGCCGCCGGTCATGGTGTTTGACAAGCATGCCCATTACTCGATGAATCACCTCAAGGCTGCTTGCGCCGATGAAACCCAGGTCATCACCGGGCCACACAACGACATGGATTTCCTTGAGGACGTGTGCAAACGGCAGCGCAACGTGGCGTATGTGGCCGACGGTGCCTACAGCATGGGTGGGGTGGCGGATCTGGATAGCCTGTTGTATCTCAAACGACGCTATGGCCTGTTTCTCTATCTGGACGACTCCCACGCGTTGTCCGCCGTAGGGCAATGCGGGGCTGGGCTGGTCCGTTCACGCTTGCACACCGTGGACGAGCGCACGCTGATTGTCGCCTCCTTGGCCAAATCATTCGGGGCCAGTGGCGGTCTGGCGATGTTTGGCAGTGAACGGCACAAAGCACTGGTGCAGCGCTATGGAGGGCCGAGCAATTGGTCCCAGAGCCTGAACGCAGCGGCCATTGGTGCCGGCATGGCCTCGATCCGCCTGCACAGAAGTCGAGAATTCAGCGCTTTGCAGGAGCGTTTGCAGGCTAATATCCGCTTCTTCGACAGCCTCATTCGCACCGAACAGCACGGCAGTGCCATGGCGATCCGTCTGGTAACTTGCGGTGAAGCAGCCCTGTCCAACAGCCTGGCGGTCGAACTGGCCGACCTGGGGTATTTCACTTCAGCGGTCTTTTTCCCGGTTGTGCCGCAAGACAAGGCCGCAATCCGCATCACCCTGCGCGCCGACATGGAGACGAACGTGATTCGCTCGTTCTGCGAACGAATCACCGATCTGCTGCTGGCACACGGGCGTGACATCCGTCCTTGA